A genomic region of Desulfosarcina ovata subsp. ovata contains the following coding sequences:
- a CDS encoding FecCD family ABC transporter permease, with product MTTAEQSLSALSPMILRRPVVGFTVWGFLTLVLLIFNIGIGSVSFSPAEVWQAILHPQLSATTGSIVWKIRIPRAIAAILGGAFLATSGLLLQVYFRNPIVGPFILGISHGATVMVSLVMLTTLTVGMTVLSPFMTTIAAFVGAYGVMLIVVAVASKVKNGITLLIVGLMMGYLCHAVTSVLTALAEKEKIKGFVLWQLGSFSGFKWSEIGVMLLCGGLILALVYFLSKPLNAFLLGETYAASMGVNIRRFRVLILLCACALAGMITSVAGPVAFVGLAVPHMARLIFQTSDNRILIPGACLVGALVTSLCDLIARMVLSPVELPLSAITAFFGAPVVIALLLKRSVKM from the coding sequence ATGACCACCGCTGAGCAAAGCCTTTCCGCCCTGAGCCCGATGATTTTACGTCGACCGGTGGTCGGGTTCACCGTTTGGGGATTCCTGACCCTGGTCCTGTTGATTTTCAACATCGGCATCGGATCGGTCTCTTTTTCTCCGGCCGAGGTCTGGCAGGCGATCCTTCACCCCCAACTCAGTGCCACCACGGGATCGATCGTTTGGAAAATCCGTATTCCCCGTGCCATTGCCGCGATTTTGGGCGGCGCTTTTCTGGCCACCTCGGGGCTGCTGCTGCAGGTTTACTTCCGCAATCCCATCGTGGGACCGTTTATCCTCGGGATTTCCCATGGCGCCACGGTGATGGTATCGCTGGTCATGCTCACCACCCTGACCGTAGGCATGACCGTGCTCTCGCCATTCATGACCACCATCGCGGCCTTTGTCGGTGCCTATGGGGTCATGCTGATCGTGGTGGCCGTGGCCTCAAAGGTCAAAAACGGGATCACCCTTCTGATCGTTGGCCTGATGATGGGATACCTGTGCCATGCGGTTACCAGCGTGCTCACGGCGCTGGCCGAAAAAGAGAAGATCAAGGGCTTCGTGCTCTGGCAGTTGGGCAGCTTCTCGGGGTTCAAGTGGAGCGAGATCGGTGTCATGCTCCTTTGCGGCGGGCTGATCCTGGCCCTGGTCTATTTTTTGAGCAAACCGCTGAACGCCTTTCTGCTCGGTGAAACTTACGCCGCTTCCATGGGCGTCAATATCCGGCGCTTCCGCGTGCTGATTCTGCTGTGTGCCTGCGCCCTGGCCGGAATGATCACTTCGGTGGCCGGACCGGTGGCCTTTGTCGGCCTGGCCGTGCCCCACATGGCGCGTCTGATCTTCCAGACATCGGACAACCGCATCCTGATCCCCGGTGCCTGCCTGGTCGGTGCCCTGGTCACCAGCCTGTGCGACCTGATTGCCCGCATGGTGCTCTCGCCGGTGGAACTGCCCCTGTCGGCCATTACGGCCTTTTTCGGCGCGCCGGTGGTGATCGCTTTGCTGCTCAAACGGAGCGTTAAAATGTGA
- a CDS encoding ABC transporter ATP-binding protein, protein MRDKTANPILSCRNLTVGYKEKAVLSGLNLDFAAGQFISLLGPNGAGKTTLLRTLSRHLDPLAGQIEIEGRPLSGMRAMELAAVMAVVLTDKVSPPLFSVYEFVALGRYPHTDFLGRLGAADHQAVRHALAAVHADDLAARAFNDLSDGERQKALVARALAQQPRLLLLDEPTLHLDLKHRVEVMGILRNLCHSDGITVVASLHDVDVAAKVSDRVALIKSGAVVDWGIPETVLKSDAVAGLYDFDGADFDHHLGSIELRGNGQRGRVFVLAGMGSGALIYRMLSKRGFSIATGVLHTNDLDYYVARSLGAACISQEAMQVIGEPALAEADARLDGCDVVIDCGFQVGAMNQGNVNLLHTALEKGKPVLSLRQNGADGRLPSPAADRMVRCDDVAQLLEALDQCFPGMAGGRNPQPEILAAV, encoded by the coding sequence ATGCGTGACAAAACCGCAAATCCTATCCTATCCTGCCGCAACCTGACCGTCGGCTACAAGGAGAAGGCCGTTCTCAGCGGGTTGAATCTGGATTTTGCGGCCGGACAGTTCATCTCTCTTTTGGGACCCAACGGTGCCGGCAAGACCACCCTTTTGCGTACCCTGTCGCGGCATCTGGATCCGCTTGCCGGCCAGATCGAGATCGAGGGGCGGCCGCTTTCCGGGATGCGCGCCATGGAACTGGCCGCGGTCATGGCCGTGGTATTGACCGACAAGGTTTCGCCGCCGCTTTTTTCGGTATACGAGTTCGTGGCCCTGGGCCGCTATCCGCACACCGATTTTCTCGGCCGCCTGGGTGCCGCCGATCACCAGGCGGTGCGCCACGCCCTTGCCGCCGTGCATGCCGATGACCTGGCCGCGCGTGCCTTCAACGACCTGAGCGACGGCGAGCGTCAGAAGGCCCTGGTGGCCAGGGCCCTGGCCCAACAGCCGCGACTGCTCCTGCTGGATGAGCCCACGCTGCACCTGGACCTGAAACACCGGGTGGAGGTGATGGGCATTCTGCGCAACCTGTGCCACAGCGATGGCATCACCGTGGTTGCCTCCCTGCACGACGTGGATGTGGCCGCCAAGGTTTCCGACCGCGTGGCCCTGATCAAATCGGGCGCCGTGGTCGATTGGGGAATTCCCGAAACGGTACTGAAAAGCGACGCGGTGGCCGGACTGTACGATTTCGACGGTGCGGACTTCGATCATCACCTGGGCAGTATCGAACTGCGCGGCAACGGCCAGCGCGGCCGGGTGTTCGTATTGGCCGGCATGGGCAGCGGGGCGCTGATTTACCGCATGCTCTCCAAGCGGGGGTTCTCCATTGCCACCGGCGTGCTGCACACCAATGACCTGGACTACTATGTTGCGCGTTCCCTGGGGGCCGCCTGCATCAGCCAGGAGGCCATGCAGGTCATCGGCGAGCCGGCCCTGGCCGAAGCCGATGCCCGGCTTGACGGTTGCGATGTGGTCATCGACTGCGGTTTTCAGGTGGGCGCCATGAATCAGGGCAATGTCAACCTGCTGCACACCGCCCTGGAGAAAGGCAAACCCGTGTTGAGCCTGCGCCAGAACGGGGCTGATGGCCGGTTGCCGTCACCGGCGGCCGACCGGATGGTTCGCTGCGACGATGTGGCCCAACTGCTGGAGGCACTCGATCAATGTTTTCCCGGAATGGCCGGAGGGCGGAACCCGCAACCTGAGATATTGGCGGCGGTATAA
- a CDS encoding tetratricopeptide repeat protein has protein sequence MSMPKLHRGWRLALLLIMLAFPVGVSAVDNSSRQPMPPAVRLVLARISPMIKAEDYPHAVEALKAFKARAESSGGTDGDHPEIGFALGNCYLMLEQHASAVAAYKRVVARDETHTAAWLNMAKACYELEQYADAGRAFEKGYATATEKSPQTLYYSAVAHMLAGNNARAVDLFRRLADAHPDALKPEWKENWVQSLLAMDRPRQALPLIRDLARVYTGEKKIQWQEILLYQYVQLDMPKAAIALAQRLTRQAPTVAKWWKALAHVQLSARKEAAALAALTIYSYLTPLSLDEKKLLADLNLQLGIPVKAAPLYEAYLKEKPNPRVLERLATAFQQMGRPETALARIDTLASRSHDPALQLLRGELLYELKRYDAAVVVYRQVARAKGRHAGRAWLMAGYAAWQMHDWAASKNAFAHAAEYKAEKRSATNALRQLAQQSAN, from the coding sequence ATGAGCATGCCAAAACTTCATCGTGGATGGCGGCTCGCTTTACTGCTGATCATGCTGGCGTTTCCGGTGGGGGTGTCGGCCGTTGACAACTCCTCCCGGCAGCCCATGCCGCCGGCGGTGCGGCTGGTGCTGGCCAGGATCAGTCCGATGATCAAGGCCGAGGATTACCCGCATGCCGTTGAGGCCCTGAAAGCGTTTAAAGCCCGCGCAGAATCGTCCGGTGGTACCGACGGTGATCATCCGGAAATCGGTTTTGCCTTGGGCAATTGCTATCTGATGCTGGAGCAGCATGCATCTGCCGTTGCCGCTTACAAGCGGGTGGTGGCCCGCGATGAAACCCATACAGCGGCCTGGTTGAACATGGCCAAGGCCTGTTATGAGCTGGAGCAGTACGCCGATGCCGGGCGCGCTTTTGAAAAAGGGTATGCCACGGCCACCGAAAAATCACCGCAGACCCTGTACTACAGCGCGGTCGCGCATATGCTGGCCGGGAATAACGCCCGCGCTGTGGATCTTTTCAGGCGCCTGGCGGACGCGCACCCCGATGCGCTCAAACCCGAATGGAAGGAAAACTGGGTTCAGTCCCTGCTGGCCATGGACCGGCCGCGCCAGGCCCTTCCGCTCATCCGTGACCTCGCCCGGGTCTATACGGGAGAAAAGAAGATCCAATGGCAGGAGATCCTGCTCTATCAATACGTGCAGCTCGATATGCCCAAGGCGGCCATCGCCCTTGCCCAGCGGCTGACCCGCCAGGCGCCTACCGTGGCCAAGTGGTGGAAAGCGCTGGCCCATGTCCAGCTGTCTGCTAGAAAGGAGGCGGCGGCCCTGGCCGCCCTGACCATATACAGCTACCTGACGCCGCTGTCCCTGGATGAGAAAAAACTGCTTGCCGATCTCAATCTGCAACTGGGCATACCGGTCAAGGCCGCGCCCTTATACGAAGCGTATCTCAAGGAGAAACCGAATCCACGGGTGCTTGAACGCCTGGCCACGGCGTTCCAGCAAATGGGCCGTCCGGAAACGGCCCTGGCCAGGATCGACACCTTGGCGTCCCGGTCACACGATCCTGCCCTGCAGTTGCTTAGGGGAGAACTGCTTTATGAGCTAAAACGATATGACGCGGCCGTCGTCGTCTACCGGCAGGTCGCCAGAGCAAAAGGCCGCCATGCCGGAAGGGCATGGCTGATGGCCGGGTACGCCGCCTGGCAGATGCACGACTGGGCGGCCAGCAAAAACGCGTTTGCCCACGCTGCCGAATATAAGGCTGAAAAGAGATCAGCCACCAATGCACTGCGCCAACTGGCGCAACAATCAGCCAACTGA
- the ccsA gene encoding cytochrome c biogenesis protein CcsA — protein sequence MLISPKILLFGAAVFYCLSFFAAVIWARRNGAGRYFLYAGLLLNATAVVLRYRLAWPMLPMYFGSAVLPLVLGAMAACSRPPSGEGIRVRQRVLALVAILMAAAIVFPKDFYIPFIKSRILPAHLFFWFGEVGKACFLVAGAWATVELRWKKEASENGRGGARQEGAAVPHLHYMRWTVWGFALWTFSMFSGEIWSYLGWGTPVVWDDPTITTTMATWFFYICLLHLHLTGSWSARSRNLYAAAGVVVVIGLNCLPNLGPFRWPL from the coding sequence TTGCTGATCAGTCCGAAAATTCTTCTTTTCGGTGCTGCGGTTTTCTACTGCCTGAGTTTTTTTGCGGCAGTCATCTGGGCCCGGCGAAACGGAGCGGGGCGGTACTTTCTTTATGCCGGCCTGTTGCTCAACGCCACGGCAGTGGTGCTGCGCTATCGGCTGGCCTGGCCCATGCTGCCCATGTATTTCGGCTCCGCGGTACTGCCGCTGGTTCTCGGCGCAATGGCGGCCTGCAGCCGGCCCCCATCCGGAGAAGGGATTCGCGTCCGGCAACGGGTCCTGGCGCTGGTCGCGATACTCATGGCGGCGGCGATTGTTTTCCCCAAGGACTTCTATATCCCATTCATCAAATCCCGAATCTTGCCGGCCCATCTTTTCTTCTGGTTCGGCGAGGTGGGCAAGGCCTGTTTTCTCGTTGCCGGCGCCTGGGCCACGGTGGAATTGAGATGGAAAAAGGAAGCATCGGAAAATGGACGGGGAGGGGCGCGGCAAGAGGGAGCAGCCGTTCCCCATCTTCACTACATGCGCTGGACGGTCTGGGGGTTTGCCTTATGGACGTTTTCCATGTTCAGCGGTGAGATTTGGTCCTACCTGGGATGGGGGACGCCTGTGGTCTGGGATGACCCGACCATCACGACCACGATGGCCACCTGGTTTTTCTACATCTGCCTGCTCCACCTGCACCTGACCGGTTCATGGTCGGCACGCAGCCGCAATCTTTATGCCGCCGCCGGTGTGGTCGTCGTCATTGGTCTGAATTGTCTGCCGAACCTGGGACCTTTTCGATGGCCGTTATGA
- a CDS encoding ABC transporter substrate-binding protein, with translation MKPFVRAMMAVPIFLWLVCACSNSGEEKQADFIQIGEFTVNRISDQRTEVRDGAGRTLVLVPRGAPAPDDVDPHRLVRTPVKRVVAYGFFDVAIMRALGVLENTLVGVTYPAKRWYVDDVKNGLAAGKIVFLGDASSIDFERLNQLQPELVLTWDLAAIPMLDELGIPCAVTSTPTAMCLNARMRFVQFLAPFFNRQKEANAFFDRVNQALIAIRDRTAGCGSPPKVMWGDIYEKRVLVEPGNAWVGELIGLAESDYLFNDVYGTSCIEISVERFLYSGETADIFFTYRTRNSGATSKAALARMNPLLADIRPLKEGQVYVPLPHYVQSGDHLDDILTEIAAILHPEVYPDYRYRYFMELPDTDPQESGAPS, from the coding sequence ATGAAACCATTTGTTCGCGCCATGATGGCGGTCCCGATTTTTCTATGGCTGGTTTGCGCGTGTTCGAATTCCGGAGAAGAAAAACAGGCTGATTTCATCCAGATCGGGGAGTTTACCGTCAATCGCATTTCTGACCAGCGCACCGAGGTCCGCGACGGAGCCGGCCGCACACTGGTCCTGGTCCCCCGAGGTGCGCCGGCGCCCGACGATGTGGATCCCCACCGCCTGGTGCGCACGCCGGTAAAACGGGTGGTGGCCTATGGATTTTTCGATGTGGCCATCATGCGGGCCCTGGGCGTTCTGGAGAACACGCTGGTCGGGGTCACCTACCCGGCCAAACGCTGGTATGTCGACGATGTCAAAAATGGGCTGGCGGCCGGTAAAATCGTTTTTCTGGGTGACGCCAGCAGCATTGACTTCGAACGCCTCAACCAGCTGCAGCCGGAATTGGTACTCACCTGGGATCTTGCGGCCATCCCCATGCTGGATGAATTGGGCATCCCCTGTGCCGTTACCTCCACGCCGACAGCCATGTGCCTGAACGCCCGCATGCGCTTCGTTCAGTTTCTGGCGCCGTTTTTCAATCGCCAAAAAGAGGCCAACGCCTTTTTCGATCGTGTCAATCAGGCCCTGATCGCGATTCGGGATCGCACGGCAGGCTGCGGCTCGCCGCCCAAGGTAATGTGGGGTGATATCTATGAGAAACGGGTGCTGGTGGAACCGGGGAATGCCTGGGTCGGGGAACTGATCGGACTGGCCGAAAGCGATTATCTGTTCAATGATGTTTACGGGACCTCCTGCATCGAAATTTCCGTGGAACGCTTCCTGTACAGCGGCGAAACCGCCGACATCTTTTTCACCTACCGCACCCGGAACAGCGGTGCGACGTCAAAGGCCGCCCTGGCGCGCATGAACCCCCTTCTGGCCGACATCCGGCCATTGAAGGAAGGCCAGGTATATGTGCCGCTGCCCCATTATGTCCAGTCCGGTGACCATCTGGATGACATTCTCACCGAGATCGCCGCGATCCTTCACCCGGAGGTTTATCCGGATTACCGCTATCGCTATTTCATGGAACTGCCCGATACGGATCCGCAAGAAAGTGGAGCACCATCATGA
- the cobN gene encoding cobaltochelatase subunit CobN → MMRPYTLCYYSATAMEMPSLSEGVRQYLDAGGDIRVHARTQTQLFDQARQQAFVDQAVGADAIIVSLHGGKPSFPAFDCLMAALAGLDEENRPYLHIQPTGGDEDSVVAAREHSPGFGTPVWDTIHGYLKQGGHINYHQLLVFLYNHLFSAEEPCRPAEILPNEGLYHPDMPGIPDLDDYLAQKIDPARPTVGLWFYQTYWLNNNLAHIDAIIRAVESRGANVIPVFHQRYKDADRGNNGADHIVAHYFMDGERPRIQVLINPLLFSLTVAAPEYKTLLPRLNVPFIQAMVSLNPYAQWKESLQGMHAMDVSYAVAQPEFDGALITVPVATREQDTVDPVTGALLSKSMPIEERVDKMVRLALNWGRLKAKTNAERKVAIVFHHYPPRNDRIGCAAGLDSFASVKKLLDHMREEGYRIENTYADGDELAHDILSRMTCDRRWLAPDQLAARAEAHAGAEWFALWHAALPDVIREKMTADWGSIPGDLFVHDHQMHFAGILNGNVFMTIQPPRGYLENIDKIYHDMVLSPPHHYLAQYRWIRDVFKADVVMHVGKHGSLEWLPGKSLGLSETCYPDLAIMELPNVYPYIINDPGEGTQAKRRSYACIIDHLTPATTNADLYDDLGTVQGLVADYAVAVSEDPAKVEILRPMIWEAVEAASLDKDLEIDRETALGDFDGFLERLHAYIEELSDTMINDGLHTMGTPPEDARLEEFVVQLTRLANGSVPSLREAMVRAMGFDYDDVLDHRGQRPARFGGLSGAEIVRQAHEKALALAHGLAAMDYRTEAIPALIEALLERPSAEAEAVLTYVADILVPNVRRCAEEIDYSVAAFTGGFVPPGPSGAPTRGQADILPTGRNFYSVDPNKIPTPAAWEVGMRLGDALIERYMQASGRYPDNIGILIYGTSTMRTRGDDIAEVYYLMGVRPVWARGSGNVTGLEVIPASELKRPRLDVTPRISGLFRDSFPNLVARIDEAVRMVAALKEPPESNFVRRNVYKDLEEYRRMGMSEEDAYREATFRVFGCPPGTYGAGVAELVESKNWETQEDLGNNYIRYSSHAYGQGSYGQQKPDVYRRHLARMDVTVKNEDSREYDMMSCTDYYNYYGGMIVAAKTVRGSLPFSMMGDSSDPKRVKMRTTFEEAKHVLRSRLVNPKWLAGMKRHGYKGAGDISHMMDVVLGWDATAEIIDGWMYEKIANAYALDHEMQEWMKAVNPFALQNILDKLLEAIHRGMWDAGDEMTEDLRNAYLEMEGDIEEWSDQEPVTSDQVVGDR, encoded by the coding sequence ATGATGCGACCCTACACCCTGTGTTACTATTCCGCCACGGCCATGGAAATGCCCTCCTTGAGCGAGGGCGTGCGTCAATATCTGGATGCCGGTGGTGATATCCGCGTTCACGCCCGTACCCAGACCCAGCTGTTCGACCAGGCCCGCCAGCAGGCCTTTGTGGATCAGGCCGTGGGGGCCGACGCGATCATCGTCAGCCTGCATGGGGGCAAGCCCTCCTTCCCGGCCTTCGATTGCCTGATGGCTGCGCTGGCCGGCCTGGATGAAGAGAACCGGCCCTACCTGCACATCCAGCCCACCGGCGGGGACGAAGACTCGGTGGTGGCGGCCCGGGAGCACTCTCCGGGGTTCGGCACTCCGGTGTGGGACACCATTCATGGCTACCTGAAACAGGGCGGCCACATTAACTATCATCAACTTCTGGTTTTTTTGTACAATCACCTGTTCTCCGCGGAAGAGCCCTGCCGGCCGGCCGAGATCCTGCCCAACGAAGGCCTCTACCATCCGGACATGCCCGGGATTCCCGATCTTGACGATTATCTGGCGCAAAAGATCGATCCGGCCAGGCCCACCGTGGGATTGTGGTTCTACCAGACCTACTGGTTGAACAACAACCTGGCCCACATCGACGCCATCATTCGTGCAGTGGAATCCCGGGGTGCCAATGTGATTCCGGTTTTCCATCAGCGTTACAAGGATGCCGATCGCGGCAACAACGGGGCCGATCATATTGTCGCGCATTATTTCATGGATGGCGAGCGGCCCCGCATCCAGGTGCTGATCAACCCGTTGCTGTTCTCCCTTACCGTGGCGGCACCGGAGTATAAGACGCTTTTGCCGCGTCTGAACGTACCTTTCATCCAGGCCATGGTTTCTCTCAACCCCTATGCTCAGTGGAAGGAGAGCCTCCAGGGCATGCACGCCATGGATGTCTCCTATGCAGTGGCCCAACCCGAGTTCGACGGGGCACTGATTACCGTGCCCGTGGCCACCCGCGAGCAGGATACCGTCGATCCCGTCACCGGCGCATTACTATCCAAGTCCATGCCCATCGAAGAGCGGGTGGACAAGATGGTGCGGCTGGCCCTTAACTGGGGGCGGCTCAAGGCCAAAACCAATGCCGAGCGCAAGGTGGCCATCGTCTTCCATCACTATCCGCCGCGCAACGACCGCATCGGCTGCGCCGCCGGACTGGATAGTTTTGCCAGCGTCAAAAAGCTTTTGGACCACATGCGCGAGGAGGGTTACCGGATTGAGAACACCTATGCGGACGGCGACGAGCTGGCCCATGACATCCTCAGCCGCATGACCTGCGACCGGCGCTGGCTGGCACCGGACCAGCTTGCCGCCCGGGCCGAGGCCCATGCCGGGGCGGAGTGGTTCGCCCTCTGGCATGCCGCCCTGCCCGACGTTATCCGCGAGAAGATGACCGCCGACTGGGGATCGATTCCCGGAGACCTGTTCGTCCACGACCACCAGATGCATTTTGCCGGTATCCTCAACGGCAATGTCTTCATGACCATCCAGCCGCCCCGCGGCTACCTGGAGAACATCGACAAGATTTACCACGATATGGTCCTTTCGCCGCCCCATCACTACCTGGCCCAGTACCGCTGGATCCGGGATGTGTTCAAGGCCGATGTCGTCATGCACGTGGGCAAGCATGGCAGCCTGGAATGGCTGCCGGGAAAATCCCTGGGCCTGTCCGAGACCTGCTACCCGGATCTGGCGATCATGGAACTGCCCAATGTTTACCCGTATATCATCAACGACCCCGGCGAGGGCACCCAGGCCAAGCGGAGAAGTTATGCCTGCATCATCGATCACCTGACCCCGGCAACCACCAATGCCGATCTGTACGACGACCTGGGCACGGTGCAGGGTCTGGTGGCCGACTATGCCGTGGCCGTCAGCGAAGATCCGGCCAAGGTGGAGATCCTGCGCCCCATGATCTGGGAGGCGGTCGAGGCGGCCAGCCTGGACAAGGACCTGGAGATTGACCGGGAGACCGCCCTGGGCGATTTCGACGGGTTCCTGGAACGGCTGCACGCCTACATCGAAGAGCTTTCCGACACCATGATCAATGACGGGCTGCACACCATGGGCACCCCGCCCGAAGACGCCCGGCTGGAGGAGTTTGTGGTTCAGCTCACCCGGTTGGCCAACGGCAGCGTACCCTCCCTGCGTGAAGCCATGGTGCGCGCCATGGGATTCGATTATGACGATGTGCTCGACCACCGCGGCCAGCGCCCGGCGCGTTTTGGTGGCCTGAGCGGGGCCGAGATCGTCCGTCAGGCTCACGAAAAGGCCCTGGCCCTGGCCCATGGCCTGGCCGCCATGGACTACCGGACCGAAGCGATCCCGGCGCTGATCGAGGCGCTGCTGGAGCGGCCGTCGGCGGAAGCCGAGGCCGTTCTCACTTATGTCGCCGACATCCTGGTGCCCAACGTCCGGCGCTGCGCGGAAGAGATCGACTACAGCGTCGCGGCGTTTACCGGCGGGTTCGTGCCGCCCGGTCCCTCGGGGGCGCCCACCCGCGGCCAGGCCGACATTCTGCCCACGGGGCGCAATTTTTACAGTGTGGATCCCAACAAGATACCCACCCCGGCCGCCTGGGAGGTGGGCATGCGTCTGGGCGACGCACTCATCGAGCGCTATATGCAGGCGTCCGGCCGGTATCCGGACAACATCGGCATCCTGATTTACGGGACGAGCACCATGCGGACCCGTGGCGACGACATTGCCGAAGTCTACTACCTGATGGGCGTGCGTCCGGTATGGGCCAGGGGCAGCGGCAATGTGACCGGCCTGGAAGTAATTCCGGCAAGCGAGCTGAAACGCCCCCGGCTGGATGTGACACCGCGTATCTCCGGGCTTTTCAGGGATTCGTTCCCCAACCTGGTGGCGCGTATCGACGAGGCCGTGCGCATGGTCGCGGCCCTCAAGGAGCCGCCGGAGTCCAATTTTGTGCGTCGCAACGTCTATAAAGATCTTGAGGAGTACCGCCGGATGGGCATGAGTGAAGAGGACGCCTATCGCGAAGCCACCTTCCGCGTTTTCGGCTGCCCGCCGGGCACTTACGGTGCCGGTGTGGCCGAGCTGGTAGAATCCAAGAACTGGGAGACCCAGGAAGACCTGGGCAACAACTACATCCGCTACTCCTCCCACGCTTATGGGCAAGGCAGCTATGGCCAGCAGAAACCCGACGTCTACCGCCGGCACCTGGCACGTATGGACGTGACCGTGAAGAACGAGGATTCCCGCGAATACGATATGATGTCGTGCACCGATTACTACAATTACTACGGCGGCATGATCGTGGCGGCCAAGACCGTGCGCGGCAGCCTGCCCTTTTCCATGATGGGCGATTCCTCCGATCCCAAGCGGGTCAAAATGCGCACCACCTTCGAGGAGGCCAAGCACGTTTTGCGATCCCGGCTGGTCAACCCCAAATGGCTGGCGGGCATGAAACGGCACGGATACAAGGGGGCCGGCGATATTTCCCATATGATGGACGTGGTGCTGGGCTGGGATGCCACCGCCGAGATCATCGATGGCTGGATGTACGAGAAAATCGCCAACGCCTATGCCCTGGACCACGAAATGCAGGAATGGATGAAGGCCGTCAACCCTTTTGCCCTGCAGAATATCCTCGACAAGCTGCTGGAGGCCATCCACCGCGGCATGTGGGATGCCGGTGACGAGATGACCGAGGATCTTCGCAATGCCTATCTGGAGATGGAGGGGGACATAGAGGAGTGGAGTGACCAGGAACCAGTGACCAGTGATCAGGTCGTTGGTGATCGGTGA
- a CDS encoding ExbD/TolR family protein gives MMNISAARRRNRAVTELNIAPLIDMVFILLIFFLVNTSFTKETGIDVSRPTASTAVVKNKATILIAVDSHNRVFMDHREVDPRAVRANVERALAENPEGAVVVVADKASSTGMAIQVMDGCRMAGAKNVALAASVPQDQ, from the coding sequence ATGATGAACATCTCTGCGGCTCGCCGCAGGAACCGAGCCGTTACGGAACTGAACATCGCGCCACTCATCGATATGGTGTTTATCCTGCTGATCTTTTTTCTGGTCAACACCAGCTTCACCAAGGAAACCGGGATCGATGTCAGCCGCCCCACGGCCTCCACGGCAGTGGTCAAGAACAAGGCCACGATTTTGATCGCTGTCGATTCGCACAACCGGGTTTTCATGGACCACCGGGAGGTCGATCCCCGGGCCGTGCGGGCCAATGTGGAACGGGCGCTGGCCGAAAATCCGGAAGGTGCCGTGGTGGTGGTGGCCGATAAAGCCAGCAGCACCGGCATGGCCATCCAGGTAATGGACGGCTGCCGCATGGCCGGTGCGAAAAATGTTGCCCTGGCGGCCAGCGTTCCCCAGGACCAGTGA
- a CDS encoding energy transducer TonB, with translation MQDTMTRQPGNNNYFQSAARRQWATWLFSGVIAAGLNLVLFLLMPHLVDSTPSRTAMDALVPLINVVRIKRPDSPVKKQTVKPPKPPETKPVHQPDASPRRPLRAKLTLPFEINPRLPGAPNSLVLPPMESAPPVDAGALSAPFSAGQLDAPLTTLTRIPPVYPMSARRRGIEGWVKVRFVVDEHGQVGNITILAAEPAGLFERSVERCVSAWRFKPGTVSGMPVRTSVETTIRFELEQS, from the coding sequence GTGCAGGACACAATGACCCGGCAGCCCGGGAATAACAATTATTTTCAAAGCGCTGCCCGCCGCCAATGGGCAACCTGGCTCTTCTCCGGTGTCATCGCCGCCGGGCTGAACCTGGTGCTTTTTCTGCTGATGCCTCACCTGGTGGACTCCACGCCGTCAAGGACGGCCATGGACGCACTGGTGCCCCTGATCAATGTGGTCCGGATCAAACGGCCGGACAGCCCGGTTAAGAAACAGACCGTCAAGCCCCCGAAACCACCGGAAACCAAGCCGGTTCACCAGCCGGACGCGTCTCCCCGCAGGCCGCTGCGCGCCAAATTGACGTTGCCGTTTGAAATCAACCCGCGTCTTCCCGGAGCGCCGAACAGTTTGGTCCTGCCACCAATGGAAAGTGCACCACCGGTGGATGCCGGTGCACTGTCGGCCCCTTTCTCCGCCGGGCAGCTGGACGCCCCCCTGACGACACTGACCCGTATCCCGCCGGTCTATCCCATGAGCGCCAGGCGGCGCGGCATCGAAGGCTGGGTCAAGGTTCGCTTTGTTGTCGATGAGCATGGTCAGGTCGGCAACATCACGATTCTGGCGGCCGAGCCGGCCGGGCTTTTTGAACGCAGTGTGGAGCGCTGTGTCAGCGCCTGGCGTTTCAAACCCGGCACGGTGTCCGGCATGCCGGTCAGGACCAGCGTGGAAACGACCATCCGGTTTGAACTGGAGCAGTCATGA